The Bubalus bubalis isolate 160015118507 breed Murrah chromosome 18, NDDB_SH_1, whole genome shotgun sequence genome contains a region encoding:
- the CKM gene encoding creatine kinase M-type: protein MPFGNTHNKHKLNFKAEEEYPDLSKHNNHMAKALTLEIYKKLRDKETPSGFTLDDVIQTGVDNPGHPFIMTVGCVAGDEESYTVFKDLFDPIIQDRHGGFKPTDKHKTDLNHENLKGGDDLDPNYVLSSRVRTGRSIKGYALPPHCSRGERRAVEKLSVEALNSLTGEFKGKYYPLKSMTEQEQQQLIDDHFLFDKPVSPLLLASGMARDWPDARGIWHNDNKSFLVWVNEEDHLRVISMEKGGNMKEVFRRFCVGLQKIEEIFKKAGHPFMWNEHLGYVLTCPSNLGTGLRGGVHVKLAHLSKHPKFEEILTRLRLQKRGTGGVDTAAVGSVFDVSNADRLGSSEVEQVQLVVDGVKLMVEMEKKLEKGQSIDDMIPAQK, encoded by the exons ATGCCGTTCGGTAACACCCACAACAAGCACAAGCTGAACTTCAAGGCTGAGGAGGAATACCCAGACCTCAGCAAGCACAACAACCACATGGCCAAGGCGCTGACCCTCGAGATTTACAAGAAGCTGCGGGACAAGGAGACGCCCTCTGGCTTCACTCTGGATGATGTCATCCAGACAGGTGTGGACAACCCTG GTCACCCCTTCATCATGACCGTGGGCTGTGTGGCTGGTGATGAGGAGTCCTATACGGTTTTTAAGGACCTCTTTGACCCCATCATCCAGGACCGGCACGGGGGCTTCAAACCCACTGACAAGCACAAGACTGACCTCAACCATGAGAACCTCAAG GGTGGAGACGATCTGGACCCCAACTACGTGCTCAGCAGCCGTGTCCGCACGGGCCGCAGCATCAAGGGCTATGCACTGCCCCCCCACTGCTCCCGCGGCGAGCGCCGGGCCGTGGAGAAACTCTCCGTGGAAG CTCTCAACAGCCTGACGGGCGAGTTCAAGGGGAAATACTACCCTCTGAAGAGCATGAcagagcaggagcagcagcagctcatcgATGACCACTTCCTGTTCGACAAGCCCGTGTCCCCGCTGCTGCTGGCTTCAGGCATGGCCCGAGACTGGCCCGATGCCCGTGGCATCTG GCACAATGACAACAAGAGCTTCCTGGTGTGGGTGAACGAGGAAGACCACCTCCGAGTCATCTCCATGGAGAAAGGGGGCAACATGAAGGAGGTTTTCCGCCGCTTCTGCGTGGGGCTGCAGAAG ATTGAGGAGATATTCAAGAAAGCCGGCCACCCGTTCATGTGGAACGAGCACCTGGGCTACGTGCTCACCTGCCCATCTAACCTGGGCACCGGGCTGCGTGGAGGCGTGCATGTCAAGTTGGCGCACTTGAGCAAGCACCCCAAGTTCGAGGAGATCCTCACTCGCCTGCGCCTGCAGAAGCGAGGCACAG GTGGTGTGGACACGGCTGCCGTGGGCTCAGTGTTCGACGTGTCCAACGCCGACCGGCTGGGCTCGTCGGAGGTAGAACAGGTGCAGCTGGTGGTGGATGGTGTGAAGCTCATGGTGGAGATGGAGAAGAAGCTGGAGAAGGGCCAGTCCATCGACGACATGATCCCCGCCCAGAAGTAG